A single region of the Funiculus sociatus GB2-C1 genome encodes:
- a CDS encoding alpha/beta fold hydrolase: protein MPQIQVRGTSHYYEWIKTPKDGEKKPVIVFMHGWGGSSRYWETPAKALSETFDCLLYDMRGFGRSRKISPMGNGSVLAEESSPLAEEPATAEELTYEMEEYADDLAGLLEALQCDRVYVNAHSMGASVAVFFLNRYPELVEKAILTCSGVFEYDEKAFKAFHKFGGYVVKFRPRWLYQLPLVDRMFMKRFVHRPLPSAISRAFLDDFLMADYQAAVGTMITSVSEKAAQVMPNEFAKLSVPTLIVAGEYDIIIPAAMGRVAAGLSDKVEYVEIPDTAHFPMLEAPEAYLKVVRKFLGIGTEQSFDQTIVS from the coding sequence ATGCCTCAAATTCAAGTTCGCGGCACTTCGCATTACTACGAATGGATCAAGACACCGAAAGATGGTGAAAAAAAGCCAGTAATTGTCTTCATGCACGGTTGGGGTGGATCTTCTCGTTACTGGGAAACCCCTGCTAAAGCCCTTTCGGAGACTTTTGACTGCTTGCTTTATGATATGCGAGGATTTGGGCGATCGCGTAAAATTTCGCCTATGGGGAACGGTAGCGTCCTAGCGGAAGAATCCTCGCCACTGGCAGAAGAACCAGCTACAGCGGAAGAGTTGACATATGAAATGGAGGAATACGCCGACGACTTAGCAGGGTTGTTAGAGGCCTTACAGTGCGATCGCGTCTATGTTAATGCCCACTCAATGGGAGCATCTGTCGCCGTCTTTTTTCTCAACCGCTACCCAGAGCTAGTAGAAAAAGCAATTTTAACCTGTAGCGGCGTTTTTGAATACGACGAAAAAGCATTTAAAGCCTTTCACAAATTTGGCGGCTACGTCGTCAAATTCCGCCCCCGTTGGCTGTATCAACTTCCCCTCGTTGACCGGATGTTTATGAAACGATTCGTGCATCGTCCCCTACCCAGTGCTATCAGTCGTGCTTTCTTAGACGATTTTCTGATGGCAGATTACCAAGCTGCTGTAGGCACCATGATTACCTCGGTTAGCGAAAAAGCAGCCCAAGTGATGCCGAATGAGTTCGCCAAGCTTAGCGTTCCAACACTTATAGTAGCTGGCGAATACGATATCATTATCCCCGCCGCGATGGGGCGTGTTGCCGCAGGATTGAGTGACAAGGTGGAGTATGTCGAGATTCCCGATACTGCTCACTTTCCCATGCTGGAAGCACCAGAAGCTTATCTGAAGGTAGTGCGAAAGTTTTTGGGAATAGGCACTGAGCAAAGTTTCGACCAAACTATAGTGTCTTAG